The proteins below are encoded in one region of Campylobacter showae:
- a CDS encoding type II toxin-antitoxin system HipA family toxin, translating to MNQVALEIVKILKNSKALLARTQIEKGVERASRRTVQNELKKLSELRRIRVAGQASSTAYEISNEYSYFKNRLFIYQNQILIGYFGYDYENYYFVYDTDFLLSGRYGVKFEMPIDFKIYTSKSCFVDFEESLPEGIDKKILIDKAGNATEFFLLLHNDYSKNDLVFSASALEFNREIKPQSYLSQKDKILGVNTFPNILKYDVDIDDVSLFPGKFMSDSEEIKHIRTMSLSGYQHKLQVIVENNAIKVASDKDNATFFIKPYDTFKADENSDYYFPHIAINEHLHMSFAKNELGFDVPMSGVFKRDQDKEYHYFIKYFDRIGAYKFQRKEFSTFMGLSSESKYKASSEKLFDAAARILPSSDDRLRMIEYYFYSFLIRHEDMHTKNISVIYDNGKILLAPLYDIACTGFYKGIKNYESHLSINGKQTNIRYSDFIEIVKRANVDRAKFNESAKNIVEIYIKKMPKYIKKLEKLDRLDFYKKDRVNAEDKRVKIKSKTTLAEVMMEHFEQRCETLKRNGWFEKWGIKI from the coding sequence ATGAACCAAGTAGCGTTAGAAATAGTTAAAATTTTAAAAAATAGCAAGGCGTTGCTTGCGAGAACACAGATAGAAAAGGGCGTAGAACGAGCATCAAGAAGAACCGTCCAAAATGAGCTAAAAAAACTAAGCGAGCTAAGGCGAATAAGAGTAGCGGGGCAGGCATCCAGTACGGCTTATGAAATTTCTAACGAATATTCTTATTTCAAAAATCGCCTTTTCATCTATCAAAACCAAATTCTAATAGGCTATTTTGGCTATGACTATGAGAACTACTATTTTGTATATGATACAGATTTTTTGCTAAGCGGCAGATACGGCGTTAAATTTGAGATGCCGATCGATTTTAAAATTTATACAAGCAAAAGCTGTTTTGTGGATTTTGAGGAGTCCTTGCCGGAGGGAATAGATAAAAAAATCTTAATAGATAAAGCCGGCAACGCTACGGAGTTTTTCTTGCTGCTGCATAATGATTATAGCAAGAACGATCTCGTGTTTTCGGCTAGCGCTTTAGAATTTAATCGCGAGATAAAACCTCAAAGCTATCTTTCCCAAAAGGACAAAATTTTAGGAGTTAATACTTTTCCCAATATTTTAAAATACGATGTTGATATAGACGATGTTTCGCTTTTTCCTGGCAAATTTATGAGCGATAGCGAGGAGATAAAACACATAAGGACTATGAGTTTGTCTGGATATCAACATAAGCTTCAAGTGATCGTTGAAAATAATGCTATAAAGGTAGCTAGCGATAAAGACAACGCGACGTTTTTTATTAAGCCCTACGATACGTTCAAAGCCGATGAAAACAGCGACTACTATTTTCCGCATATTGCCATAAACGAGCATTTGCATATGAGCTTTGCTAAGAACGAGTTAGGGTTTGACGTACCGATGAGCGGAGTGTTTAAAAGAGATCAGGATAAAGAGTATCACTACTTTATAAAGTATTTTGATAGGATTGGAGCTTATAAATTTCAACGAAAAGAATTTTCTACGTTTATGGGGTTGAGCAGCGAAAGTAAATATAAAGCCTCATCCGAAAAACTCTTTGACGCGGCGGCTAGGATACTGCCAAGCAGCGACGATAGACTTAGGATGATTGAGTACTATTTTTACTCGTTTCTTATTAGACATGAGGATATGCATACGAAAAATATATCGGTTATCTATGATAATGGTAAAATTTTACTAGCTCCTCTTTATGATATCGCTTGCACAGGCTTTTACAAAGGTATCAAAAACTACGAATCACATCTAAGTATAAACGGCAAGCAGACCAATATCAGATATAGCGACTTTATAGAAATAGTAAAAAGAGCTAATGTTGATAGGGCCAAGTTTAATGAGTCTGCTAAAAATATCGTAGAAATTTATATAAAAAAGATGCCAAAGTATATAAAAAAGCTTGAAAAGCTGGACAGGCTGGACTTTTACAAAAAGGACAGAGTTAATGCCGAAGACAAAAGAGTCAAAATAAAATCCAAAACTACGCTTGCGGAAGTAATGATGGAACATTTTGAGCAAAGGTGTGAGACCCTAAAAAGAAATGGATGGTTTGAGAAGTGGGGGATAAAGATATAA
- a CDS encoding SMODS domain-containing nucleotidyltransferase — protein MQQNMGIASKFENFIYALRIPDDKIAKIADRYKQITKRLNNDFWDENSEKEHSLYVGSYGRDTETKTSDIDMLFWLPYEKYLQYNSYSGNGQSALLQDVKESIRKTYSQTDIRADGQVIIIDFNDGICFEVVPCFENNDGSFEYPDTNDGGSWRTTNPRPEIQTIKDKNKEWNKNLKRLCRMARAWKDEFGVSIGGLLIDTLAHNFLENWEYKNKSYSCYHWMIRDFFEYLKNQNKEQKYWHAVGSNQKIYRIGKFENKAKKAYELSLKAIEFEEEKNEEKANEKWSEIFGNIFIKEDKSVKFSNKNYRNTEEFIEDQFNIDIRYILEIDCNVTQNGFRPFKLLNMLAERKILLPKKKLEFEIIKNTAVGDYDIYWKVLNRGDEAKRRDEIRGQIIKGDKIKIEHTKFKGNHLVECYIVQKNVVVARDRIDVPIIEE, from the coding sequence TTGCAGCAAAACATGGGCATTGCTAGTAAATTTGAAAATTTTATTTATGCTTTACGTATACCGGATGATAAGATAGCAAAAATAGCAGATAGATATAAGCAAATTACAAAAAGATTGAACAATGATTTTTGGGATGAGAACTCGGAGAAAGAGCATAGCTTGTATGTTGGTTCATATGGGAGAGATACTGAAACAAAAACCAGCGATATTGATATGTTGTTTTGGCTTCCTTATGAGAAATACTTGCAGTATAATAGCTATAGCGGAAATGGGCAATCAGCTCTACTCCAGGATGTTAAAGAGTCCATTAGAAAGACATATTCACAAACTGACATAAGGGCGGATGGGCAGGTTATTATTATTGATTTTAATGACGGGATTTGTTTTGAAGTTGTGCCTTGTTTTGAAAATAATGATGGTAGTTTTGAATATCCTGATACTAATGATGGTGGTAGCTGGAGGACTACAAACCCAAGACCTGAAATACAAACAATAAAAGATAAAAACAAGGAGTGGAATAAAAATTTAAAAAGGTTATGCAGAATGGCTAGAGCTTGGAAAGATGAATTTGGAGTGTCTATTGGCGGATTGTTAATAGACACCTTGGCGCATAATTTTTTAGAGAACTGGGAATATAAAAACAAATCGTATTCGTGCTATCATTGGATGATTAGAGATTTTTTTGAATATTTAAAAAATCAAAATAAAGAGCAAAAATACTGGCATGCGGTAGGCAGTAATCAAAAAATTTATAGAATAGGTAAATTTGAAAATAAAGCTAAAAAAGCATATGAATTATCTCTAAAGGCAATAGAATTTGAGGAAGAGAAAAACGAAGAAAAAGCCAATGAAAAATGGAGTGAGATATTTGGAAATATTTTTATTAAAGAAGATAAATCAGTAAAATTTTCCAATAAAAACTATAGAAATACTGAAGAGTTTATTGAAGATCAATTTAATATAGATATAAGATATATTTTAGAAATTGATTGTAATGTTACACAGAATGGATTTAGACCATTTAAATTATTAAATATGTTAGCAGAAAGAAAAATTTTATTACCAAAAAAGAAATTAGAATTTGAAATAATTAAGAATACAGCGGTTGGCGACTATGATATATATTGGAAGGTTTTAAACCGCGGTGATGAAGCCAAGAGAAGAGATGAAATAAGAGGACAAATAATCAAAGGAGACAAAATCAAAATAGAGCATACTAAATTTAAAGGCAACCATTTAGTAGAGTGTTATATAGTCCAAAAGAATGTTGTTGTTGCGCGAGATAGAATAGATGTGCCTATTATAGAGGAGTAG